A stretch of Coccidioides posadasii str. Silveira chromosome 2, complete sequence DNA encodes these proteins:
- a CDS encoding uncharacterized protein (TransMembrane:3 (o99-121i128-147o153-180i)): protein MHSQAGRQTSCLRQHCARNKGQTPPTPGPSRSWGAGSAETRERERERAEKKSTTHLNCAKQGRALFGRVLVLRSSEDQSRDCQSPFVRFFGARPTAGYVLAKTLGVFSSLTLAGPTIFFPLAHPRAPCLTHSLVLVSCLRLFASLSFSTPCHLLFYFVNFFFFPFLFLILNVSWIVYFYFEFST from the exons ATGCATAGCCAGGCAGGGAGGCAAACCAGCTGCTTGCGACAGCACTGCGCCAGGAACAAGGGCCAAACCCCCCCTACCCCCGGCCCCTCCAGATCGTGGGGAGCAGGCAGCGCAGAgacgagagagagagagagagagagagcagaGAAAAAG TCAACTACCCACTTGAACTGTGCGAAGCAGGGGAGGGCGCTGTTTGGTCGGGTTTTAGTCTTGCGGTCCAGTGAGGATCAGTCCAGGGATTGTCAATCCCCTTTCGTGCGTTTTTTTGGAGCTCGCCCGACCGCTGGCTACGTTTTAGCCAAAACCTTGGGCGTCTTTAGCTCCCTGACGCTGGCAGGGCCAACGATCTTCTTCCCTCTCGCCCACCCGCGCGCTCCCTGTCTCACTCACTCACTGGTTCTTGTCTCTTGTCTACGTCTGTTtgcctctctctctttctcaaCGCCTTGtcatcttttattttactttgttaatttttttttttttccttttttgtttttaattCTAAATGTTTCCTGGATcgtttatttttattttgaattctCGACCTGA
- the ZWF1 gene encoding Glucose-6-phosphate 1-dehydrogenase (BUSCO:237276at4751~EggNog:ENOG410PHEK~COG:G~BUSCO:4429at33183) — protein MSPSQNHNGEHQNPSAKELKDDTVIVVLGASGDLAKKKTFPALFGLFRNKFLPKDIKIIGYARTKMDHAEFIKRVRSYIKVPTKEIEEQLASFCELCTYVAGQYDQDDSFIALNKHLEELEKGKTEQNRVFYMALPPSVFVPVSEHLKKNCYPKKGIARIIVEKPFGKDLESSRELQRALQPNWREDEVFRIDHYLGKEMVKNILILRFGNEFFNATWNRHHIDNVQITFKEPFGTEGRGGYFDEFGIIRDVMQNHLLQVLTLLAMERPVSFSAEDIRDEKVRVLRGIDPIKPKNVIIGQYGRSLDGTKPSYLEDDTVPKDSRCPTFCAMVAYIKNERWDGVPFILKAGKALNEQKTEIRIQFRDVTSGIFKDIPRNELVIRVQPNESVYIKMNSKLPGLSMQTVETELDLTYRRRFSDLKIPEAYESLILDALKGDHSNFVRDDELDASWRIFTPLLHYLDDNTDIIPMEYPYGSRGPPVLDDFTASFGYKFSDAAGYQWPLTTAPNRL, from the exons ATGTCACCTTCACAGAACCACAATGGGGAGCACCAGAATCCTAG CGCTAAAGAGCTCAAAGATGATACGGTCATCGTGGTCCTAGGCGCATCTGGTGATCtagcaaagaaaaaaaca TTCCCAGCCCTTTTTGGCCTC TTCCGCAACAAATTCCTCCCGAAAGACATTAAGATCATCGGATATGCTCGAACGAAGATGGACCATGCGGAATTCATCAAACGCGTCCGCTCGTACATTAAAGTTCCCACAAAAGAGATCGAAGAGCAGCTGGCTAGTTTTTGTGAACTCTGCACCTATGTCGCCGGTCAATATGATCAAGATGACTCTTTCATCGCCTTGAATAAGCACCTGGAGGAGCTAGAGAAGGGAAAAACCGAGCAGAACAGAGTATTCTACATGGCCCTACCTCCGAGCGTTTTCGTCCCCGTATCAGAGCACCTAAAAAAGAATTGCTACCCGAAAAAAGGCATTGCAAGGATTATT GTCGAGAAACCGTTTGGCAAAGATCTCGAGAGTTCGCGCGAGCTGCAAAGAGCGCTCCAGCCTAACTGGAGAGAAGACGAAGTTTTCCGTATCGATCACTATCTCGGAAAAGAGATGgtgaagaatattctcatcCTTCGGTTCGGAAACGAATTCTTCAATGCTACTTGGAATCGACACCATATCGACAACGTGCAG ATTACGTTCAAAGAGCCTTTCGGTACGGAAGGAAGAGGAGGCTACTTTGACGAGTTCGGCATCATCCGTGACGTGATGCAGAACC ATCTACTTCAAGTCCTCACCCTCCTCGCAATGGAACGTCCTGTTTCCTTCTCCGCAGAAGATATTCGTGATGAGAAAGTCCGTGTGTTACGCGGTATTGACCCTATCAAGCCGAAGAATGTGATTATTGGACAGTACGGCAGATCCCTGGATGGAACGAAACCCTCCTACTTGGAGGACGACACTGTTCCCAAAGATTCCAGGTGCCCAACCTTTTGCGCCATGGTGGCCTATATCAAGAATGAACGCTGGGATGGTGTCCCCTTCATTTTAAAAGCTGGGAAAG CCTTGAATGAGCAGAAGACTGAAATCCGCATTCAATTCCGTGACGTGACGTCCGGCATATTTAAAGACATTCCCAGAAACGAACTTGTTATTCGCGTACAACCCAACGAGTCGGTGTACATTAAGATGAACTCCAAGCTTCCCGGTCTCTCCATGCAAACAGTCGAAACCGAGCTCGATCTCACGTACCGTCGAAGGTTCTCCGATTTAAAGATCCCTGAGGCGTACGAATCGTTAATTCTAGACGCGCTGAAGGGCGACCACTCCAACTTCGTCCGTGACGACGAGCTGGATGCCAGCTGGAGAATTTTCACACCACTTCTTCATTATCTCGATGATAATACGGATATAATCCCAATGGAGTACCCCTATG GCTCGCGTGGTCCTCCGGTACTTGACGATTTCACAGCTTCATTCGGATACAAATTCAGTGACGCGGCTGGGTACCAATGGCCTCTTACAACTGCACCCAACCGCTTATGA
- a CDS encoding uncharacterized protein (EggNog:ENOG410PKCY~COG:G~TransMembrane:12 (i21-38o58-79i91-109o129-154i166-185o205-224i267-291o311-335i368-386o392-414i499-523o562-581i)~BUSCO:4733at33183), which translates to MRQGASWMGTPSIKGRTESQRMALLTLSLVGLQFTWGIEMTYCTPYLLQLGLTKSRTSLVWIAGPLSGLIMQPLVGVIADRSTSKWGRRRPFMIGGSLVVALCLFVLGWTTEIVSIFISDTQLRKSVTITVAVLSIYATDFAINVVQACCRSLIVDTLPIPQQQLGSAWASRMTAVGSLIGYAIGSVDMLSRFGTTLGNTQFKQMTVIAALSLITAVSVTSYAVKERVLISVRDTDSRAGAIKILSQLFRTTFNLPPRIKAICWAQFWAWIGWFPFLFYSSTWVGETYFRYEVPKSAVEQSKDTLGEVGRLGSLSLVIFSMITLVSSVVLPFGVLSPENKGGRFTPRPPRGVVRLLKKIAFVRPDLQTAWMMSHIIFAATMIFAPLAKSVRFATFLVAICGIPWAVTSWAPFAFMGVEINRLAISSTSRNSTVTMITSAGASSRHSAYLPLETTDGNNSDLEFDNASVLRLNHRHDGDSDFESDVEDDESASTGELAGIYLGVLNVYTTLPQFVGTFISWIVFSILEPNRSSTQSEPELKAKETTNSKENQWMNLNAEGPNGIAMCLFIGAICAMVATEATRRLKHVR; encoded by the exons ATGCGACAAGGGGCATCATGGATGGGGACGCCCTCCATCAAGGGGCGGACAGAGTCCCAGCGCATGGCTCTGTTGACTCTCAGCTTGGTTGGACTACA GTTCACTTGGGGAATTGAAATGACAT ATTGCACGCCGTATCTCCTTCAGCTCGGGTTAACGAAGTCACGCACGTCACTCGTATGGATAGCTGGCCCGCTTTCGGGCTTAATAATGCAGCCGTTGGTTGGAGTAATAGCTGATCGTTCGACGTCGAAATGGGGTCGCCGACGACCATTTATGATTGGGGGTTCTCTGGTAGTTGCGCTCTGTCTCTTCGTGCTCGGATGGACAACCGAGATTGTTTCGATCTTTATAAGCGATACACAATTG AGAAAGTCAGTGACGATAACGGTAGCGGTTTTAAGCATTTATGCCACTGACTTCGCCATAAATGTTG TTCAGGCATGTTGCCGGAGTTTAATAGTGGATACACTGCCCATCCCCCAGCAGCAACTGGGGTCTGCTTGGG CAAGTAGGATGACTGCGGTGGGAAGCCTTATTGGCTATGCAATTGGGTCTGTCGACATGCTGAGCAGATTTGGCACCACGCTTGGAAATACTCAATTCAAGCAAATGACAGTGATAGCTGCCCTGTCACTCATCACAGCAGTATCTGTCACCTCGTACGCCGTTAAAGAGAGAGTCTTAATATCCGTCAG AGATACGGATAGTCGAGCCGGCGCGATCAAAATACTCTCTCAGCTATTTAGAACCACTTTTAATCTGCCACCTCGAATCAAGGCGATATGCTGGGCGCAATTCTGGGCTTGGATTG GTTGGTTTCCATTCCTTTTCTATAGCAGCACCTGGGTTGGAGAGACATATTTTCGATATGAAGTGCCAAAATCTGCCGTTGAACAGTCAAAAGATACACTTGGCGAGGTTGGTCGCCTGGGGAGTCTGTCACTTGTAATATTCTCCATGATTACGTTGGTTAGCTCCGTTGTGCTTCCGTTTGGGGTCCTCTCACCGGAAAACAAAGGAGGGCGATTCACTCCACGGCCGCCTCGGGGTGTCGTCCGTCTCCTCAAAAAGATCGCTTTTGTCCGGCCGGATTTGCAGACAGCGTGGATGATGTCGCACATCATCTTTGCTGCAACAATGATATTCGCGCCATTGGCAAAATCGGTTCGATTCGCGACGTTCCTCGTAGCCATTTGCGGTATTCCATGGGCTGTTACTAGCTGGGctccttttgctttcatGGGAGTTGAAATCAATCGGCTGGCGATATCCTCTACGTCACGGAATTCCACAGTTACCATGATAACCTCTGCAGGAGCGAGCAGCAGACATAGTGCCTACCTACCCCTTGAAACCACGGACGGTAACAATTCCGATCTAGAATTCGATAACGCCAGTGTCCTTCGGCTCAACCACCGTCATGATGGAGACAGCGATTTCGAGAGTGACGTAGAAGACGATGAATCCGCGTCCACTGGCGAATTGGCCGGAATATACCTCGGCGTCCTCAACGTCTACACTACTCTTCCTCAGTTCGTGGGCACGTTTATTAGCTGGATCGTCTTCAGCATTCTAGAACCGAATAGATCATCGACACAGAGCGAACCAGAGCTCAAGGCTAAGGAGACGACCAATTCAAAAGAAAACCAATGGATGAATCTCAATGCTGAGGGACCAAATGGGATTGCGATGTGTTTGTTTATTGGTGCGATATGTGCGATGGTCGCAACCGAAGCCACGAGGAGGTTGAAGCATGTTCGATGA
- a CDS encoding uncharacterized protein (EggNog:ENOG410PNSC~COG:S~BUSCO:14332at33183), whose translation MTSYISASEAYERERSPTNWVPSSSASQPQSSWSDKYRGATVEDLDPPPALSTSPHDSISSALLAAYERDYTHLTVISSTSRSLLGYLSIPRLKSLLKDGTVTESDPVEKAMQRFRRKGHVYKVITMDTPLEELERFFEGDMGGGEKREKQDFAVVTDASRKFVLGVATKEDLEQFVKRRPA comes from the exons ATGACTTCCTACATATCCGCAAGCGAAGCATACGAACGCGAAAGGTCTCCCACCAATTGGGTGCCTTCATCCTCAGCTTCACAGCCCCAATCTTCATGGTCAGACAAATACCGCGGA GCGACAGTAGAAGATCTCGACCCTCCACCCGCCCTCTCCACCTCACCTCACGACTCTATCTCCTCCGCCCTCCTTGCCGCATACGAACGCGACTATACTCACCTCACTGTAATCTCCTCCACGTCCCGCTCTCTCCTTGGCTACCTCAGCATCCCGCGGTTAAAATCCTTACTTAAAGATGGCACCGTCACCGAATCCGATCCCGTAGAGAAAGCCATGCAGAGATTCAGAAGGAAAGGGCATGTTTACAAGGTTATCACGATGGACACGCCGTTAGAGGAATTGGAGAGATTTTTTGAAGGAGACATGGGTggtggagagaagagagaaaagcagGACTTTGCCGTGGTGACGGATGCGAGCAGGAAATTCGTGCTTGGGGTTGCAACGAAGGAAGACCTAGAGCAGTTCGTTAAGAGGAGACCGGCTTGA
- a CDS encoding uncharacterized protein (EggNog:ENOG410PFFI~COG:C~BUSCO:7964at33183) gives MPSVFPSRDTLASAFASRYGLKQEKKPAEVQPASVPKRRLFPAWSAVDDVKHKAEAVGHAAAQEFDKASQKAQAKTGKIELYSPKYYAACTFGGLLACGLTHTAVTPLDLAKCRLQVDPTMYKGNFDAWRKIGRAEGIRGIFTGWGPTLNGYSAQGAFKYGGYEFFKKFYSDLLGEDAAIRWRTSVYLAASASAELIADVALCPFEAVKVRMQTTIPPFAKTTFGGISHVVGKEGVAGLYKGLYPLWGRQIPYTMMKFASFERIVEMIYNRLPGQKSDYNKGAQTAVAFTGGYLAGILCAAVSHPADVMVSKLNANRLPGEAFGTAMSRIYKDIGFKGLWNGLPVRIVMIGTLTGLQWMIYDSFKIFMGLPTTGGPKETKKHSTEA, from the exons ATGCCTTCAGTCTTCCCTTCGCGAGACACTCTCGCCAGCGCTTTTGCGTCGAGATACGGACTTAAACAGGAAAAGAAGCCGGCAGAGGTCCAGCCGGCGTCTGTTCCTAAGAGGCGTCTCTTTCCAGCATGGAGTGCTGTGGACGATGTCAAACACAAGGCTGAAGCTGTGGGACACGCTGCAGCCCAGGAATTTGATAAAGCTAGCCAGAAGGCGCAAGCTAAGACTGGCAAGATCGAGCTGTATTCCCCAAAGTATTATGCGGCCTGTACCTTTGGAGGATTACTCGCTTGC GGCTTGACGCATACTGCCGTGACTCCGTTGGATCTGGCAAAATGCCGCCTTCAGGTGGACCCTACCATGTATAAGGGTAACTTCGATGCGTGGAGGAAAATTGGCCGCGCTGAAGGGATTCGCGGTATATTCACTGGTTGGGGTCCAACCTTGAATGGATATTCT GCGCAAGGAGCGTTCAAGTACGGCGGCTATGAAtttttcaagaaattctaCTCTGATCTCCTTGGGGAGGACGCCGCTATCCGATGGAGAACATCTGTTTATTTAGCTGCTAGCGCATCGGCAGAACTTATCGCGGACGTCGCACTATGTCCGTTTGAGGCTGTCAAAGTGCGAATGCAAACGACAATCCCACCATTTGCCAAGACCACATTTGGCGGAATCTCCCACGTCGTTGGCAAGGAAGGTGTAGCAGG CCTGTACAAGGGCCTGTACCCACTTTGGGGTCGTCAAATTCCCTATACAATGATGAAGTTCGCCTCCTTCGAACGAATCGTGGAAATGATCTATAATCGACTTCCAGGCCAGAAGTCTGACTACAATAAGGGGGCACAAACTGCTGTTGCGTTTACTGGTGGTTATCTCGCTGGTATTCTCTGCGCTGCTGTGTCCCACCCTGCCGATGTCATGGTCAGCAAGCTCAATGCCAATCGATTGCCCGGGGAAGCCTTCGGTACAGCGATGAGTCGAATCTACAAGGATATCGGATTCAAAGGGTTGTGGAACGGTCTTCCTGTCAGAATTGTCATGATTGGCACATTG ACTGGTCTCCAATGGATGAT CTACGATTcattcaagatctttatGGGTCTCCCAACCACTGGCGGCCCGAAGGAGACGAAAAAGCATTCCACAGAAGCTTAG
- a CDS encoding uncharacterized protein (EggNog:ENOG410PS0S~COG:S) yields MGKTNKPTTENPDYTLVPVVSHGRGGQGNIHPDSTVYVDGAITRQGEEDDQGDGAYSAGRGGAGNIGPRGAKPTSQTPHDVDVIPPLAIRPSMEGDYHVGRGGLGNISHGLDRKKETLQPDLPRVQERKDMDVQIDHDDCTGLADKLKYKIFGWR; encoded by the exons ATGGGTAAAACGAACAAGCCTACAACCGAGAACCCAGATTATACACTGGTACCTGTCGTGTCTCATGGCCGTGGCG GACAAGGGAATATACACCCCGACAGCACCGT CTATGTCGACGGCGCCATAACCCGTCAAGGCGAGGAGGACGATCAAGGAGACGGTGCCTACTCCGCTGGC CGTGGAGGAGCCGGCAATATTGGCCCGCGCGGTGCAAAACCAACCTCTCAAACACCGCACGACGTGGACGTCATTCCGCCGTTGGCGATACGACCAAGTATGGAGGGTGATTATCATGTTGGT CGTGGTGGTCTGGGAAACATCTCACACGGGTTGGATCGGAAGAAGGAAACTCTCCAGCCTGATTTGCCAAGGGTGCAGGAGAGGAAGGATATGGACGTTCAGATTGATCATGATGATTGTACGGGGTTAGCGGATAAGCTGAAGTACAAAATCTTTGGCTGGAGATAA
- a CDS encoding uncharacterized protein (EggNog:ENOG410PGC4~COG:S~BUSCO:1225at33183) has translation MSFFARVFRKDGGSKKKQNGASVAGPAKPQWTDAWLRTEVNPEEVQELLRGCTQELKARALDTPFLLLPFRPTSDPSAARTFVRNYFNPPPERAALLRGDNLMQELRLTEPMVLCSVMKWCWSRLPGGIVTWEAYELFKVGEQDSQLARDAFSTFIPISVDSDARTKIIFDFFDLLAAIAAHGKKNGLGGRKLSRYAGWWAFEHTDAGKGFEASYKTWTNAADATSHLFFAYLRSLSPDSIRGTNGIATLPLSLQTLVQGTEYPPESPSLLQTQTTKVVMIVDTVSPTPFALLRRAKNFEYRDSDTVLKSFAGFEDPAHALSDECRRVLRCISTTNQSEVSTTKASTSLRDASWSRFEDIGFGGSIEESEDEELPSFGKPPQVGLRSAPASRTADLGRPTTPSWADFLSTGFTDEQQNRSRAPLLLPPDKVLPPIQTVRGQSSQSHKRSFDQESTLDPGELASISILDLDDSFWWVWISSLAGEEPASRKAVFGRCALLETIIAGGKWLILEEQVKGAAPEPDAGAYIVEKKSFFGFRTRKGRLARRRSAAKKNAEPYKSTNNTAPMSRTSIGPDQHARIQAAAAALQRKHREQEEDQARATKSMQADSYSARTNSVLTLQPSIMNEASHAMKWASNYDKSAVRAAYLGNTRAGTGIPAENLDIGWNGKSPTNSTFTTDQEPTVPPKDGTRAVPEPVSAAPPPPPSKEVQPERPKATQVAEPAPPKQETGTSGLKALFSKKKSETASRSSVDSTSAAAASEGRPSRSGTLTPKGIAARRLSIYGQKQSSEEPSTPVTPNSPTPPIVDRKPTPVAPPAPVSDPTPDTYDGPSKSRREAEFNNLSRVNTAEQAEADHHFSNFDHQSPIVDQPAFLPVDTPTAESFSEKSPTPQNEKPVEPSPVNGRTAPSSPVSSEQPMPLQDRWAQIRKNAVERAGVVEDPTPKKTVPENPTTDDPTQQSIELRAARIRARVAELTKNMEASR, from the exons ATGTCTTTCTTTGCGCGAGTTTTCCGAAAGGATGGAGGtagcaagaaaaagcagaaTGGCGCCAGCGTTGCTGGGCCGGCGAAGCCCCAATGGACGGACGCATGGCTTCGCACAGAAGTCAATCCTGAGGAAGTACAGGAGCTGTTGCGAGGATGTACACAGGAATTGAAGGCCAGAG CTCTTGACACTCCATTTTTACTGCTCCCATTTCGCCCGACGTCAGATCCTAGCGCTGCTCGTACATTCGTCCGTAATTATTTTAACCCACCACCCGAAAGAGCCGCGTTATTACGAGGTGACAATCTCATGCAAGAGTTACGTTTAACGGAGCCAATG GTCCTTTGCAGTGTTATGAAATGGTGCTGGAGTCGACTTCCTGGAGGTATAGTAACGTGGGAAGCTTATGAACTCTTTAAAGTTGGTGAACAAG ATTCACAACTCGCCCGTGATGCATTCTCGACATTTATTCCGATCAGCGTGGACTCGGACGCTAGAACTAAAATTATTTTCGATTTCTTTGACCTTCTAGCCGCTATTGCAGCTCATGGGAAGAAGAACGGTTTAGGCGGTCGAAAACTTTCGAGATACGCTGGCTGGTGGGCTTTCGAGCACACCGACGCAGGAAAAGGATTTGAAGCAAGCTATAAAACATGGACAAA TGCTGCCGATGCGACTAGTCACTTATTTTTCGCCTATCTGCGCTCTCTCTCCCCTGATTCAATCCGTGGCACAAATGGCATCGCTACTCTCCCATTATCCCTCCAAACGTTGGTTCAAGGGACAGAGTACCCTCCAGAATCACCGTCCTTGCTACAAACTCAGACGACAAAGGTTGTTATGATCGTCGATACAGTTTCCCCTACTCCCTTTGCCTTACTACGGCGGGCAAAGAATTTTGAATACCGCGATAGCGACACcgtcttgaagagctttgcaGGCTTCGAGGATCCAGCTCACGCATTAAGCGATGAATGTCGCCGCGTCTTACGATGCATTTCAACCACAAACCAATCGGAGGTGTCAACGACCAAAGCATCCACAAGCTTGCGGGATGCTTCATGGTCGCGTTTCGAAGACATTGGATTTGGAGGCTCTATCGAGGAatcagaagatgaagagctCCCATCCTTTGGAAAGCCACCGCAAGTTGGTTTAAGGTCAGCTCCGGCTTCGCGTACCGCTGACCTAGGTCGCCCCACTACGCCCTCGTGGGCTGATTTCTTGTCAACTGGATTTACGGACGAACAGCAAAATAGAAGCCGCGCTCCTCTTCTCTTGCCGCCAGATAAGGTTCTTCCACCAATCCAAACTGTGCGTGGACAAAGCTCCCAATCCCACAAGCGCTCATTTGACCAGGAATCAACACTTGACCCAGGTGAGCTGGCAAGCATTTCTATCCTAGATCTTGATGATTCATTCTGGTGGGTTTGGATCAGCAGTTTGGCTGGTGAAGAGCCTGCCTCACGCAAAGCAGTTTTCGGACGTTGTGCTCTACTTGAGACCATCATCGCTGGTGGCAAGTGGCTTATCTTGGAGGAACAGGTGAAAGGAGCTGCACCAGAACCTGATGCTGGCGCCTATATTGTTGAGAAAAAGAGCTTTTTCGGTTTCAGGACAAGAAAAGGGCGGTTGGCTCGGCGCCGATCTGCCGCAAAAAAGAACGCCGAGCCATATAAGTCTACTAACAACACCGCACCAATGAGCAGGACAAGCATTGGACCGGATCAACATGCCAGAATCCAGGCAGCAGCTGCCGCacttcagagaaaacatagagagcaagaagaggACCAGGCTAGGGCCACCAAATCAATGCAGGCCGACTCTTACTCGGCTCGGACCAACTCTGTACTAACTCTGCAGCCGTCCATCATGAATGAGGCTTCCCATGCGATGAAATGGGCTAGCAACTATGATAAAAGTGCCGTCCGGGCAGCTTACCTTGGCAATACTCGTGCTGGCACTGGTATCCCTGCTGAGAATTTGGATATTGGCTGGAATGGAAAATCTCCCACTAATTCCACCTTTACTACGGATCAGGAGCCAACAGTCCCACCGAAGGACGGGACCCGTGCAGTCCCTGAGCCTGTATCGGCTGCCCCGCCTCCTCCACCTTCTAAGGAGGTGCAACCGGAGAGGCCAAAGGCAACGCAAGTAGCTGAACCTGCCCCTCCAAAACAAGAAACTG GAACCTCAGGACTCAAGGCGCTCTTTTCGAAGAAGAAGTCGGAGACAGCCAGCAGGTCTTCCGTAGACAGCACTTCTGCAGCTGCTGCCTCTGAAGGTCGGCCTTCGCGATCCGGAACGTTGACTCCCAAGGGGATAGCTGCTCGTCGGCTGTCGATATATGGCCAAAAGCAGTCATCCGAGGAGCCATCTACCCCTGTGACCCCCAATTCGCCAACTCCCCCGATCGTGGATAGAAAGCCAACACCGGTTGCTCCACCAGCGCCCGTGTCAGACCCCACCCCAGACACATATGATGGTCCCTCGAAATCCCGCCGGGAAGCTGAGTTTAACAATCTTTCCCGCGTAAACACTGCTGAGCAGGCGGAAGCGGACCATCACTTTTCCAATTTTGACCACCAGAGTCCGATAGTTGACCAGCCTGCTTTCCTGCCTGTGGATACACCTACCGCCGAGTCTTTCTCCGAGAAGTCCCCAACTCCGCAAAATGAAAAGCCGGTTGAACCCAGCCCAGTGAATGGACGTACAGCTCCTTCTAGCCCTGTGTCCAGTGAACAACCAATGCCACTCCAGGACCGCTGGGCACAAATTCGGAAGAATGCTGTTGAGAGAGCAGGAGTGGTTGAAGATCCCACCCCGAAAAAGACTGTGCCGGAAAACCCTACTACCGATGACCCAACACAGCAAT CTATTGAATTGCGAGCGGCACGTATTCGTGCCCGTGTTGCTGAACTAACAAAAAATATGGAAGCCTCGAGATAG
- the TIF34 gene encoding translation initiation factor eIF3 subunit (BUSCO:235463at4751~EggNog:ENOG410PH6Q~COG:J~BUSCO:8581at33183) — protein MRPILLQGHERSLNQIRFNHDGDLLFSVAKDKILCAWYSANGERLGTYHGHQGALWTVDVSPGTVLLATGAADNTVRLWNAKSGECVKVWDFPTAVKRVEFSPDGSRLLAVTEKRMGYLGTIVVFDVRYGDGEGNNLDDQTDEPSLKITCEQSKATVAGWSFLGKYIIAGHEDGSVSQYDSKTGEQLQNVQAHEFDYQINDLQFSADRTYFITASKDKSAKIISCRDLQVMKTFVADTPLNTAAITPKKDFVILGGGQAAMDVTTTSARQGKFEARFYHKIFEDEIGRVRGHFGPLNTIAVHPAGTGYASGGEDGYVRVHHFDKPYFDFMYEVERERARR, from the exons ATGAGACCGATCCTCCTCCAGGGCCAT GAACGGTCCCTCAACCAGATAAGATTTAACCATGACGGCGATCTCCTTTTCTCTGTTGCGAAAGACAAGATCCTATGCGCGTGGTACTCGGCGAACGGTGAGAGACTAGGAACTTATCACGGACATCAAGGTGCGCTCTGGACCGTCGACGTCAGCCCCGGCACGGTTCTTCTGGCAACAGGTGCTGCAGACAATACGGTTCGCCTATGGAATGCAAAGTCTGGCGAGTGTGTGAAGGTGTGGGATTTTCCAACTGCGGTGAAGAGAGTCGAGTTCAGCCCCGATGGGTCGAGATTACTCGCGGTCACGGAGAAGCGTATGGGTTACTTGGGCACAATCGTTGTGTTTGATGTGCGGTACGGAGACGGAGAGGGTAATAATCTGGACGACCAGACCGACGAACCTAGCTTGAAGATTACTTGTGAACAGAGCAAAGCTACCGTCGCGGGATGGAGTTTCTTGGGAAAATACATTATCGCGGGTCATGAGGATGGCAGTGTAAGCCAGTATGACTCAAAG ACCGGCGAACAACTCCAAAATGTTCAAGCGCACGAATTTGACTATCAAATCAACGACCTGCAATTCTCTGCCGATAGAACTTATTTCATTACCGCCTCAAAAGACAAATCCGCCAAA ATCATCTCCTGCCGAGACCTCCAAGTCATGAAAACTTTTGTCGCTGATACTCCCCTCAACACCGCCGCCATAACCCCCAAAAAAGACTTTGTCATTCTCGGTGGTGGTCAAGCCGCCATGGATGTCACAACCACATCAGCCAGGCAAGGAAAATTCGAGGCCCGATTCTACCACAAGATTTTCGAGGACGAGATTGGCCGCGTGCGAGGTCACTTCGGTCCCCTCAACACGATTGCTGTGCATCCAGCCGGCACTGGCTATGCATCTGGCGGAGAAGACGGATATGTCCGTGTACATCATTTTGATAAGCCATACTTTGACTTTATGTATGAGgtggagagggagagggcAAGAAGATAA
- a CDS encoding uncharacterized protein (EggNog:ENOG410PWEH~COG:S), producing MQLKDSWQELGFKGECPLPVPSSEVIHFYQKQLDLYDKILAFKQDLVETLAVEQDGGVPEDRWEEVKKSHQCVYEEIMGAMESERNREDIKMMWPFDGVKVRADKG from the coding sequence ATGCAGCTGAAAGACAGTTGGCAAGAGCTTGGTTTTAAAGGGGAATGTCCTCTCCCAGTCCCAAGTTCAGAGGTAATACACTTTTATCAGAAACAACTGGACCTCTATGACAAGATATTAGCTTTTAAGCAGGATCTCGTTGAAACTTTGGCAGTTGAGCAGGATGGTGGGGTCCCTGAAGATCGCTGGGAAGAGGTAAAGAAGTCTCATCAGTGTGTTTATGAGGAGATTATGGGAGCTATGGAGAGTGAGAGGAACCGCGAAGATATAAAAATGATGTGGCCATTTGATGGAGTTAAAGTACGTGCTGATAAGGGATAG